In Candidatus Effluviviaceae Genus I sp., a single window of DNA contains:
- a CDS encoding sigma-70 family RNA polymerase sigma factor, giving the protein MLPVTGPTDSELVQRAQAGDKGAFDALVTRNESKVYGLCLKMLGNPEDAEDVLQEVFIKAYQSLPGFRGDSAFSTWLYRIATNACLMRIRKKKLETVSLDQPSEDDGDGTRDVADWSRDPAAEVMNDELRAVLAEHINELAPDNRIVFVLRDIHGLSTEDTAKVLGLTTPAVKSRLHRARLYLRERLSDYFSRGALAA; this is encoded by the coding sequence ATGCTTCCCGTCACAGGACCCACCGACTCCGAGCTCGTCCAGCGCGCCCAGGCCGGCGACAAGGGCGCGTTCGACGCGCTCGTGACCCGCAACGAGTCCAAGGTCTACGGGCTGTGCCTCAAGATGCTCGGCAACCCCGAGGACGCCGAGGACGTGCTCCAGGAGGTCTTCATCAAGGCCTACCAGTCGCTGCCCGGCTTTCGGGGCGACTCCGCCTTCTCCACATGGCTCTACCGCATCGCCACGAACGCCTGCCTCATGCGCATTCGGAAGAAGAAGCTTGAAACCGTATCGCTCGATCAGCCATCAGAAGACGACGGTGACGGCACTCGCGACGTAGCCGATTGGTCCCGCGATCCGGCCGCGGAGGTCATGAACGACGAGCTTCGGGCCGTGCTCGCGGAGCACATCAACGAGCTCGCGCCCGACAACAGGATCGTGTTCGTGCTCCGCGACATCCACGGGCTTTCGACGGAGGACACCGCCAAGGTCCTCGGGCTCACGACGCCGGCGGTGAAGTCGCGGCTGCACCGCGCACGGCTCTATCTCAGGGAGAGGCTCTCGGACTACTTCTCGCGCGGCGCGCTCGCCGCGTGA